A stretch of the Bacillus sp. (in: firmicutes) genome encodes the following:
- a CDS encoding AAA family ATPase → MSSIKMPKKYLPLKLKSIETEGFSYFPRQEILIHDMITMLNGENGAGKTTLLNMFRVLFGARKFDNGHTLKTFFERDSIHEIYIVGKFSNTVNHGRRPFQEIGKWEDDVTIVCHLVNEKPFIREYLIFDGVFDLETHLNEKLNWLDIGQYLHQMSEVGMPRSLSNAFSLSQGKTEKILESSEEELAQYILQICGEQERIEQFNKIKIDLKEQKEQFHRLCLQKQQEEMTMNTLLKKISRLKEIKQHEETKNILSFNQPLSLLKTLNEELNVINDQLEQLEKNIASLEQKIFRKQQQYDEIEQSKKDILIQLQNINMEIEQLQAEITPIHINLNEINNSIGEMEEFISKYEKIEVKDLFLLKEKRDQINIQHRKQITAVTNVANELEIIKTSISQIEKNKNVIYPPAVQKITKLLESQKIQFLLLAEYIEISDHEWRGTVEALLGNERFTIVVDPKQIVKVMKMAQQIEYPFWISPHFQSVLHIDKQSILSKITVLDDRISGYLNKYSKYKMAATIDEAWKWSNDGHSSILNKPYPYLVTNRGGKSIKANNLYCGKKAYEAQLHELYAQLTKLDTTFVSLKKEEETLENNMQEINMQINDQENRLLLPEKQATFLELLTNKEKHKRELLELNQKASQKKEHQQTLIIDSQEIFAAIAKLKEQLVQNKNNLADMSDKKDELNTKKENKIKVINQNQQQLTKEQQEMLHDEDYCRALFPYEYYKIELEKINSLIQQLFSLGEPIEPEIENILILEEEYRARAVLLQNNLNEITNSEVQLEKLQIKHSEAREEYMLMVQEAFKNVKLSLENMAKEGNIQASINFFPYGEERWRADYKIGFHGKKPMSYRSNSKLSGGQKVVASLLLTLATIKADGILSFMILDEPFAHLDQQNMELVGTFLKNTNAQYIIAMPYSENLKVAYPFVNMSIQLKPKEPNEEVAPSITYGVINDEYIKQNAYFKP, encoded by the coding sequence ATTGAAACAGAAGGTTTTTCGTATTTTCCACGTCAGGAAATATTAATACACGATATGATTACGATGTTAAACGGAGAAAATGGCGCAGGAAAAACGACATTATTAAACATGTTTCGTGTCCTTTTTGGAGCTAGAAAATTTGATAATGGACACACTCTAAAAACATTTTTTGAGCGTGATAGTATTCATGAAATTTATATAGTGGGCAAGTTTTCTAATACTGTCAATCATGGGCGTCGTCCTTTTCAAGAAATCGGTAAATGGGAGGACGATGTAACAATCGTTTGTCATCTCGTTAATGAAAAACCATTCATCAGAGAATATTTAATCTTTGACGGTGTTTTTGATTTGGAGACACATCTAAACGAAAAGCTGAATTGGCTTGACATAGGACAATACTTACACCAAATGAGTGAGGTTGGTATGCCGCGGTCTCTTTCCAATGCATTTAGCTTGTCACAAGGAAAAACTGAAAAAATACTTGAGTCATCAGAAGAAGAACTTGCTCAATACATTCTACAAATTTGCGGTGAACAAGAAAGAATCGAGCAATTTAATAAAATAAAAATTGACTTAAAGGAACAAAAAGAACAGTTTCATAGACTATGTCTTCAAAAACAACAAGAAGAAATGACCATGAATACCCTCTTGAAAAAAATTTCACGATTAAAAGAAATCAAACAGCATGAAGAAACAAAAAATATACTATCATTTAATCAACCATTGAGCTTACTTAAAACGCTAAATGAAGAGCTGAATGTAATCAATGATCAACTAGAACAACTAGAGAAAAACATAGCATCTTTGGAACAAAAAATATTTCGAAAACAGCAACAATACGATGAAATAGAACAGAGCAAGAAAGATATCCTAATACAATTACAAAATATCAATATGGAAATTGAACAGCTTCAAGCTGAAATTACGCCTATTCACATCAATCTTAATGAAATAAATAATAGCATTGGAGAAATGGAAGAATTTATTTCAAAATACGAAAAAATTGAAGTTAAAGATCTTTTCCTGTTAAAAGAAAAGAGAGACCAAATTAATATTCAACACAGAAAACAAATTACTGCAGTAACAAATGTTGCAAATGAACTTGAAATAATCAAAACTAGCATCTCACAAATTGAAAAGAATAAAAATGTAATCTATCCACCAGCCGTTCAAAAAATCACCAAATTATTAGAATCTCAAAAAATCCAATTTTTATTATTGGCAGAATATATAGAGATATCTGATCACGAGTGGAGAGGCACTGTAGAAGCATTATTAGGCAATGAACGATTTACCATTGTAGTTGATCCAAAACAGATAGTCAAAGTAATGAAAATGGCCCAGCAAATTGAATATCCATTTTGGATTTCACCTCATTTTCAGTCTGTACTACATATTGATAAGCAGTCTATCTTATCAAAAATAACGGTACTAGACGATCGCATTTCTGGCTATTTAAATAAATATTCTAAATATAAAATGGCAGCAACTATAGATGAAGCTTGGAAATGGTCAAATGATGGTCACAGCAGCATCTTAAATAAACCATATCCATATCTCGTTACTAATAGAGGCGGTAAATCAATTAAAGCAAATAATTTATACTGTGGAAAAAAAGCTTATGAAGCACAACTACATGAACTTTACGCCCAGCTTACCAAACTTGATACTACTTTTGTGAGCTTAAAAAAAGAGGAAGAAACTCTCGAAAACAACATGCAAGAAATAAACATGCAAATTAATGATCAAGAAAATCGCTTACTTCTTCCCGAAAAACAAGCAACCTTCCTAGAGCTATTAACAAATAAGGAAAAACATAAACGGGAATTATTGGAATTGAATCAAAAGGCTTCACAGAAAAAAGAACACCAACAAACCTTAATTATTGATTCACAAGAAATATTTGCGGCAATAGCAAAACTAAAAGAACAGTTGGTACAAAATAAAAATAATTTAGCAGACATGTCGGATAAAAAAGATGAACTAAATACCAAAAAGGAAAACAAAATAAAGGTTATAAACCAAAACCAACAACAGTTAACAAAGGAGCAACAAGAAATGTTGCACGATGAAGACTATTGTAGAGCATTATTTCCATATGAATATTACAAAATCGAATTAGAAAAAATTAATTCTTTAATACAACAATTATTTTCATTAGGAGAGCCAATTGAGCCTGAGATTGAAAATATTCTTATATTAGAAGAAGAATACAGAGCTCGTGCAGTTTTGCTCCAAAACAACTTAAACGAAATCACTAACAGCGAAGTGCAGCTCGAAAAACTTCAAATAAAACATTCTGAAGCACGAGAAGAATATATGTTGATGGTACAAGAGGCTTTTAAAAATGTAAAATTGTCACTTGAAAATATGGCTAAAGAAGGAAACATTCAGGCAAGTATTAATTTTTTCCCTTACGGTGAAGAAAGATGGCGAGCTGATTACAAAATTGGCTTCCATGGTAAGAAACCTATGAGTTACCGCTCAAATTCCAAACTAAGTGGCGGACAAAAGGTAGTAGCTTCGTTATTACTAACGTTAGCGACAATAAAAGCAGACGGTATTCTAAGTTTTATGATACTAGATGAACCATTTGCACATCTTGACCAACAAAATATGGAACTAGTTGGAACCTTCCTGAAAAACACAAATGCCCAATACATTATAGCAATGCCATATTCCGAAAATTTAAAGGTCGCCTATCCATTTGTTAACATGTCAATACAGCTAAAACCGAAAGAACCGAATGAAGAGGTTGCACCTTCTATTACCTACGGAGTGATTAATGATGAATATATCAAGCAAAATGCATATTTCAAACCATAA